The following coding sequences are from one Pseudonocardia sp. HH130630-07 window:
- the murD gene encoding UDP-N-acetylmuramoyl-L-alanine--D-glutamate ligase, with protein MARGIGIAVTGRDPDDPAGVAGRTVLVAGAGISGIASAVALRDAGASVLVSDDRPAALETLPDGVRPWREDGLPAGVRTVVTSPGRPPGHPLVSAVAAAGGEVIGEPELAWRLAARRPSPPAWLVVTGTNGKTTTTEMLAAVLAAAGSRSVACGNIGYPVVSAVTEPEPGPEVLAVELSSFQLHWSPSVRPAAGVVLNVAADHLDWHGGPDGYAAAKARALTGAVAVAGVDDPVAARLLGRSPAARRVGITLGEPGPDQLGVVDGMLVDRAFGRGELLAADAVVPAGPPGVTDALAAAALARAHGVAPVHIAAALAGFTPGPHRSAPVGEHAGVTYLDDSKATNPHAADAALSAIAARRPGARTVWVVGGLFKGVAPDELGRLAAAHASRLAGIVVIGAERAPIVDALGRHAPGLPVREVAAGHDGPMVSSDLQDPARPDPMPLAVRYAAELARPGDVVLLAPAAASMDQFRDYGHRGDAFAAAVAGLGPVPGGAGR; from the coding sequence ATGGCTCGCGGCATCGGGATCGCCGTGACGGGCCGGGACCCGGACGACCCCGCCGGCGTCGCGGGCCGGACGGTGCTCGTGGCCGGGGCGGGGATCTCCGGGATCGCGAGCGCCGTCGCCCTGCGCGACGCGGGCGCGTCGGTGCTGGTCTCCGACGACCGCCCGGCCGCGCTGGAGACGTTGCCCGACGGGGTCCGGCCGTGGCGTGAGGACGGACTGCCGGCCGGGGTCCGCACCGTCGTCACGTCGCCGGGGCGGCCGCCGGGGCACCCGCTGGTGTCCGCGGTCGCGGCCGCCGGTGGCGAGGTGATCGGGGAGCCGGAGCTGGCCTGGCGGCTCGCGGCGCGACGGCCGTCGCCGCCGGCGTGGCTGGTCGTCACCGGCACCAACGGCAAGACGACCACCACCGAGATGCTGGCGGCCGTGCTCGCCGCGGCCGGATCGCGCTCGGTCGCCTGCGGCAACATCGGCTACCCGGTCGTGAGCGCGGTGACCGAACCGGAACCCGGGCCCGAGGTGCTGGCCGTGGAGCTGTCGAGCTTCCAGCTGCACTGGTCGCCGTCGGTCCGGCCCGCCGCCGGTGTCGTGCTCAACGTCGCCGCGGACCATCTGGACTGGCACGGCGGCCCGGACGGCTACGCCGCGGCGAAGGCCCGCGCGCTGACCGGCGCGGTCGCGGTCGCGGGCGTCGACGATCCGGTCGCCGCCCGGCTGCTGGGCCGCAGCCCGGCCGCCCGCCGGGTCGGGATCACGCTCGGCGAGCCGGGGCCCGACCAGCTCGGCGTCGTCGACGGGATGCTCGTCGACCGGGCGTTCGGCCGCGGCGAGCTGCTCGCCGCCGACGCCGTCGTACCGGCGGGGCCACCGGGCGTCACCGACGCGCTGGCCGCCGCCGCGCTCGCCAGGGCCCACGGCGTCGCCCCCGTCCACATCGCGGCGGCGCTCGCGGGGTTCACCCCGGGCCCGCACCGCAGCGCCCCGGTCGGCGAGCACGCCGGTGTGACCTACCTCGACGACTCCAAGGCCACGAATCCGCACGCCGCGGACGCCGCACTGTCGGCGATCGCGGCCCGGCGTCCGGGTGCCCGCACGGTGTGGGTGGTCGGCGGCCTGTTCAAGGGGGTCGCGCCGGACGAGCTGGGCAGGCTCGCCGCGGCACACGCGTCCCGGCTCGCGGGGATCGTCGTCATCGGGGCCGAGCGGGCGCCGATCGTCGACGCGCTCGGCCGACACGCGCCCGGCCTCCCGGTCCGTGAGGTCGCCGCGGGTCACGATGGCCCGATGGTGTCCTCCGACCTGCAGGATCCCGCCCGGCCCGATCCGATGCCGCTCGCGGTCCGGTACGCGGCCGAGCTCGCCCGGCCCGGCGACGTCGTGCTCCTGGCACCGGCGGCCGCGTCGATGGACCAGTTCCGCGACTACGGGCACCGCGGCGACGCGTTCGCCGCGGCGGTCGCCGGGCTCGGTCCCGTTCCCGGCGGAGCCGGCCGATGA
- the mraY gene encoding phospho-N-acetylmuramoyl-pentapeptide-transferase yields the protein MRGLFIAAGLALSVSILLTPYLIRFFARQGFGQEIREEGPQSHQSKRGTPTMGGVAILIAIWVGYLGSHLLTPDPMSASALLVLFLTTALGVVGFLDDFLKIRRQRNLGLNKTSKIVGQVLTATVFGVLAVRFANERNLSPASESLSFVRDIPVLAFGVVGFVLLCNLIVAAWSNAVNLTDGLDGLAAGTAAMVLGTYVIIAFWQFRNNCAVDAAAGCYEVRDPLDVGVVAAAAMGGCIGFLWWNAAPARIFMGDTGSLALGGLLAGLSMVTRTELLLVVIGGVFVVEALSVSLQIVVFRTARRRLFRMAPFHHHFELAGWAETTVIIRFWLLAAICAAMGLGIFYSEWLAASGSP from the coding sequence GTGAGGGGACTGTTCATCGCCGCGGGCCTCGCGCTCTCGGTCTCCATCCTGCTCACGCCCTACCTGATCCGGTTCTTCGCCCGGCAGGGCTTCGGCCAGGAGATCCGGGAGGAGGGGCCGCAGAGCCACCAGTCCAAGCGGGGCACACCGACGATGGGCGGCGTCGCGATCCTCATCGCGATCTGGGTCGGCTACCTGGGATCGCACCTGCTGACCCCGGACCCGATGAGCGCCTCGGCGCTGCTGGTGCTGTTCCTGACCACCGCGCTCGGCGTCGTCGGCTTCCTGGACGACTTCCTCAAGATCCGGCGGCAGCGCAACCTCGGCCTGAACAAGACGTCGAAGATCGTCGGACAGGTGCTGACCGCGACCGTCTTCGGCGTCCTCGCGGTCCGCTTCGCCAACGAGCGCAACCTCAGCCCGGCCTCGGAGAGCCTGTCGTTCGTCCGGGACATCCCGGTGCTGGCGTTCGGGGTCGTCGGGTTCGTGCTGCTCTGCAACCTCATCGTCGCGGCCTGGTCGAACGCGGTGAACCTGACCGACGGTCTCGACGGTCTCGCGGCCGGCACCGCGGCGATGGTGCTCGGCACCTACGTGATCATCGCGTTCTGGCAGTTCCGCAACAACTGCGCGGTCGACGCGGCCGCCGGTTGCTACGAGGTCCGGGACCCGCTCGACGTCGGTGTGGTCGCCGCGGCCGCGATGGGCGGCTGCATCGGGTTCCTGTGGTGGAACGCCGCCCCGGCACGCATCTTCATGGGCGACACCGGGTCGCTCGCCCTCGGCGGCCTGCTCGCCGGGCTGTCGATGGTGACCAGGACCGAGCTGCTCCTGGTCGTGATCGGCGGGGTGTTCGTGGTCGAGGCGCTGTCGGTCTCGCTGCAGATCGTGGTGTTCCGCACCGCCCGCCGACGGCTGTTCCGGATGGCCCCCTTCCACCATCACTTCGAGCTGGCCGGATGGGCGGAGACGACCGTCATCATCCGGTTCTGGCTGCTGGCCGCGATCTGTGCGGCGATGGGGCTCGGGATCTTCTACAGCGAATGGCTCGCGGCATCGGGATCGCCGTGA